From the Flavimarina sp. Hel_I_48 genome, one window contains:
- a CDS encoding ABC transporter permease, which translates to MIKNHFKIAWRNFQKNKLQTLINLLGLTVGTVCCLSILTYVVAQFGYDEDFTDSNLIYRVNTSIPEHDDGVLSAGVSPPIAFALKEDFPEVEKACRVVYFGSGNDGLLRNPETDEAFYETRGYLADSTFFNLFNFPFVEGKANGSLTQPNSIVLSQALAAKLFGTEKALGKTLILGSGEQEQTLHIKGVFKEDFSKTHLKPNYILTMNSGGLGQHVQNVQNFATENFAISYLKVKPGASIENLEAKVPQFLQRHGVKDFAEVGFHKNLKFQKITDIHLYSKGIQHQIDSVSDINYLYILLILALFIQLVACINFVNLSTARANKRAKEIGVRKAIGAEKGDLISQFLGESILLSFIASLISIPLTLVTLPLFNTLTQSTIEYAQILDWRILVGLLVLGLLTGLIAGIYPALILSSIKPVKVLKASVSLKMGSGHLRKALVVFQFVVSISLISGVIIITQQVKHAQKMDMGYNKENLLAIKLGTQELSEKFTSIQTNFKSVNGIKEVAGTNYYPSQFIFGDMGLILPGANLTDRTLVHYNGVSSKYLETVGTKLLAGRNLSDTDDNQILVNKATLDAFKIPLDKAIGSILVNNYNGEIDEYEIVGVTENYNFMSLKDKIEPLLLYNETAPDYVIIKAETDDYETLLNNLERSWKSINPNAPFVFHFIDKEVEKLYAEEKRLGQISVVFTSLAIFISCLGLFALVSFIAEQKKKEIGIRKVLGASVNNVIRMLTTDFIKLVGIAFAIATPLAYFLMQKWLQDFPYRIEMEWWFFAISGLGALIITLLTVSFQAIKAAIANPVKSLRTE; encoded by the coding sequence ATGATCAAAAACCACTTCAAAATTGCCTGGCGGAATTTTCAGAAAAACAAGCTGCAAACGCTTATAAATCTTTTGGGTTTGACCGTTGGCACGGTATGTTGTTTAAGTATATTAACCTATGTGGTAGCCCAGTTTGGCTACGATGAAGATTTTACAGATTCTAACTTGATTTACAGGGTCAACACCTCTATTCCAGAGCATGATGATGGGGTGCTTTCTGCCGGGGTTTCACCACCCATTGCTTTTGCTTTAAAAGAGGATTTTCCAGAAGTAGAGAAAGCGTGCCGTGTGGTCTATTTTGGTTCGGGCAACGATGGATTATTGCGAAATCCAGAAACTGATGAAGCGTTTTATGAGACCCGTGGATATCTTGCGGATTCTACCTTTTTCAATTTATTTAATTTTCCATTTGTGGAAGGTAAGGCAAATGGTTCTTTGACACAGCCCAATTCCATCGTGCTCTCACAGGCACTTGCAGCTAAACTTTTTGGTACTGAAAAAGCACTTGGCAAAACCTTGATCCTGGGAAGTGGTGAGCAAGAACAGACCCTACATATAAAAGGTGTTTTTAAGGAAGATTTCAGCAAAACCCATTTAAAACCCAATTATATCCTGACCATGAATTCTGGCGGTTTGGGACAACACGTGCAAAATGTGCAGAATTTTGCCACGGAAAATTTTGCAATAAGCTACTTAAAAGTAAAACCTGGCGCCTCTATTGAGAACCTGGAAGCCAAAGTACCTCAATTTTTACAACGACATGGTGTAAAGGACTTTGCAGAAGTCGGTTTTCACAAAAACCTAAAATTTCAAAAAATCACGGATATTCATTTATATTCCAAGGGAATTCAACACCAAATAGATTCAGTTTCTGATATAAATTATCTCTATATATTACTCATTTTGGCGCTTTTTATTCAGTTGGTCGCCTGTATCAATTTTGTAAACTTAAGCACGGCAAGGGCAAACAAAAGAGCGAAAGAGATAGGGGTGCGCAAGGCAATTGGCGCAGAAAAAGGCGATTTAATCAGTCAATTTTTAGGGGAATCAATACTACTTTCTTTTATCGCCTCCCTAATAAGTATTCCACTAACCCTCGTTACGTTACCCCTCTTTAACACATTGACACAAAGCACAATTGAATATGCTCAAATTCTTGATTGGCGAATTCTGGTTGGGCTTTTAGTACTGGGACTTTTGACAGGCCTGATAGCTGGGATTTACCCCGCGCTCATACTGTCATCCATAAAACCGGTGAAAGTTTTAAAAGCTTCGGTAAGCCTTAAGATGGGAAGCGGCCATTTGCGTAAAGCTTTGGTCGTGTTTCAGTTTGTGGTTTCCATCAGTTTAATTTCTGGGGTGATCATCATTACGCAACAAGTAAAACATGCCCAGAAAATGGATATGGGTTACAATAAAGAAAATCTACTGGCCATAAAATTGGGAACGCAGGAGCTTTCAGAAAAATTCACCAGTATACAAACGAATTTCAAAAGCGTCAACGGAATCAAGGAGGTTGCGGGTACCAATTATTATCCTTCGCAATTTATTTTTGGTGATATGGGTTTGATACTTCCCGGAGCAAATCTGACTGACAGGACCCTGGTTCATTACAATGGTGTGAGCTCAAAATATCTGGAAACAGTGGGTACAAAACTACTCGCTGGCAGAAACCTCAGCGATACAGACGACAACCAGATCTTAGTCAATAAAGCTACGCTAGACGCCTTCAAAATTCCGTTAGATAAGGCCATTGGTTCTATTCTCGTCAATAACTACAATGGGGAAATTGACGAGTATGAGATCGTAGGTGTGACCGAAAACTACAATTTTATGTCCTTAAAAGATAAAATAGAGCCCCTGCTTCTTTACAACGAGACAGCACCGGATTATGTGATCATCAAAGCTGAAACAGACGATTACGAAACACTTTTAAATAACCTTGAAAGGTCCTGGAAATCCATCAATCCCAATGCGCCCTTTGTTTTTCATTTTATAGATAAAGAAGTAGAAAAATTATATGCCGAAGAAAAGCGCCTGGGGCAAATTTCGGTGGTATTTACTTCGCTGGCCATCTTCATCAGTTGTTTGGGTTTATTCGCGCTTGTATCCTTTATAGCCGAACAAAAGAAAAAAGAAATAGGTATTCGCAAAGTACTTGGCGCTAGCGTGAACAATGTCATTAGAATGTTGACTACAGACTTTATAAAACTTGTGGGAATCGCATTTGCAATTGCCACTCCCCTGGCTTATTTCCTAATGCAAAAATGGCTTCAGGATTTTCCCTATAGAATTGAAATGGAATGGTGGTTTTTTGCCATTTCAGGTTTGGGAGCGCTTATAATAACCCTATTGACCGTAAGCTTCCAAGCCATAAAAGCCGCAATAGCCAATCCCGTTAAAAGTTTAAGAACCGAATAA
- a CDS encoding ABC transporter permease, producing the protein MLKNHLKIAWRNIAKYKANSLINILGLAAGLTCVILVALYIQEELKYDQFFDDAQSVYRVNIDSKMGDNSFYAGYTPPPAGKTLVENFPEIISYTRIYRPGTDVLEYQNGTEKKFFNETDIYAVDANFLEVLTYPLAKGNPKTCLLEKNSVVITPAIAKKYFGDADPMGKTLIYGTDKTPLRVTGVLADMNNVPASVTFDMLTPIKNYADVTYFDWSWVWLNVATYVKVSKTAAQNPNLVTNLEAKFPEMLRVQAAPAFDRIGQPLDEFLKKGNKWDLKLQPLLDVHLHSGEIISSITDQGDIKNLYIFGIIAVFIIVLACVNFMNLATAQSVKRSKEIGIRKVLGSKRSQLIRQFLSEAVLYTFIATLVAVFLAALLLPFFNELAGKNIPIAAVFSLNMLILIVALSVITALLAGVYPAFYLTSFSPVKVLKGGSSKILKSRFIRNELVVFQFVIAIALIICTLVVYQQIQFTSNHDLGYDRENVLILNNAGKLGVSEETFRQELAAMPQIKSATISSDMLTKSSFGDFYVPQNSNPEESVAKDIALNSYLVDDHFIETLGLKLTEGRAFDPEFNDSLSVILNETAAKQIGWKNALGQYIEYPGGEYQKFKVIGVLEDYNIESLHSSIAPFALFSQTSKSYETGISYITLKLAAGNPEQTISSIRQKWQDYLPDVPFEYSFLDEALNSAYASDQKTAGLFGVFTSLSIFVACLGLFGLVAFSAQQRSKEIGIRKILGSSVTNIVKLLSAEFVKAVVIALLIASPIAWYFMHNWLQDFAYRINISWWVFIVAGLATLFIALLTVSFQAIKAALANPVKSLKTE; encoded by the coding sequence ATGCTCAAAAATCACCTGAAAATAGCCTGGAGAAACATCGCTAAATATAAAGCCAACAGCCTGATTAATATCCTGGGACTGGCCGCGGGTCTTACTTGTGTGATTCTGGTTGCGCTTTATATTCAGGAGGAATTGAAGTATGACCAGTTTTTTGACGATGCCCAATCGGTTTACCGGGTCAATATTGACAGCAAGATGGGCGACAATAGTTTTTATGCCGGCTACACTCCGCCACCGGCTGGAAAAACACTGGTTGAAAATTTTCCGGAGATTATAAGCTATACGCGTATTTACCGGCCGGGAACAGATGTTCTGGAATATCAAAACGGGACTGAAAAAAAGTTCTTTAATGAAACAGATATCTATGCTGTAGATGCCAATTTTCTGGAAGTTTTGACCTATCCGCTCGCGAAGGGCAATCCTAAAACCTGCCTGCTGGAAAAAAACAGTGTGGTTATTACCCCGGCTATTGCCAAAAAATATTTCGGCGATGCAGATCCTATGGGGAAAACCCTAATTTACGGAACCGATAAAACACCGCTGCGCGTTACCGGAGTTTTGGCCGATATGAACAACGTTCCCGCTTCGGTCACTTTTGATATGCTTACTCCCATAAAAAATTATGCTGATGTGACCTACTTTGACTGGAGTTGGGTTTGGCTTAATGTCGCTACCTATGTAAAAGTGAGCAAAACTGCCGCGCAAAACCCTAACCTGGTCACCAATCTGGAAGCCAAATTTCCTGAAATGTTGCGGGTACAGGCAGCGCCCGCTTTTGACCGTATCGGCCAGCCGCTGGATGAATTTCTTAAAAAAGGCAACAAATGGGATTTAAAACTTCAGCCGCTGCTGGATGTTCATTTGCATTCCGGTGAGATCATCTCATCCATAACAGATCAGGGCGACATTAAAAACCTGTACATTTTTGGTATTATCGCCGTTTTTATTATCGTGCTTGCCTGCGTTAATTTTATGAATCTGGCCACGGCACAATCGGTAAAACGCAGTAAAGAGATTGGGATTAGAAAAGTGCTGGGTTCCAAACGCTCACAGCTCATCCGGCAATTTCTTTCCGAAGCTGTTCTTTATACTTTTATCGCTACGCTGGTGGCTGTCTTTTTGGCTGCGTTGTTGCTTCCGTTTTTTAATGAACTTGCAGGGAAAAACATTCCCATAGCAGCGGTTTTTAGCCTCAATATGCTGATTTTGATAGTGGCTTTAAGTGTGATCACTGCACTTTTAGCCGGTGTTTATCCAGCTTTCTATCTTACTTCATTTTCCCCTGTAAAAGTGCTTAAAGGCGGCAGCTCAAAGATTCTTAAAAGCAGATTTATACGCAATGAACTGGTGGTTTTTCAATTTGTAATCGCCATTGCCCTCATCATTTGCACCCTGGTGGTTTACCAGCAGATACAATTTACGAGCAATCATGATTTGGGTTATGACAGGGAAAATGTGCTTATTCTGAACAATGCCGGTAAACTGGGGGTAAGTGAAGAAACCTTTAGGCAGGAACTGGCCGCGATGCCCCAAATAAAAAGCGCTACCATTTCTAGCGACATGCTCACGAAATCCTCCTTTGGTGACTTTTATGTTCCGCAGAATAGTAATCCGGAAGAATCTGTGGCTAAAGATATTGCCCTGAATTCTTATTTAGTCGACGATCATTTTATAGAAACTCTGGGATTAAAATTGACAGAAGGACGCGCATTTGATCCAGAATTTAATGATTCTCTTTCTGTGATTTTAAACGAAACCGCTGCGAAACAAATAGGATGGAAAAATGCACTGGGCCAGTATATTGAATATCCGGGCGGCGAATACCAGAAATTTAAAGTTATAGGCGTACTGGAAGATTATAATATTGAATCGCTGCACAGTTCCATCGCGCCTTTTGCCCTATTCTCGCAGACTTCAAAAAGCTATGAAACCGGCATTTCCTATATCACGCTCAAGTTGGCCGCCGGAAACCCGGAACAGACCATCAGCAGCATACGACAAAAGTGGCAGGATTATCTCCCCGATGTTCCTTTTGAATATTCCTTTCTCGATGAAGCCTTGAATTCAGCCTACGCATCTGACCAAAAAACAGCTGGACTTTTCGGGGTTTTTACTTCGCTTTCCATTTTCGTTGCCTGTCTGGGTCTGTTCGGTTTGGTTGCTTTTAGCGCGCAGCAGCGCAGTAAGGAAATAGGCATCCGCAAGATTTTGGGTTCCAGCGTTACAAATATTGTAAAACTCCTTTCAGCAGAATTTGTAAAAGCCGTAGTTATCGCCCTGTTGATCGCCTCGCCCATTGCCTGGTATTTTATGCACAACTGGCTGCAGGATTTTGCGTATCGTATTAACATCTCCTGGTGGGTGTTTATAGTCGCAGGATTGGCAACTCTTTTTATTGCCCTGCTCACCGTAAGCTTCCAGGCCATTAAAGCTGCGCTCGCAAATCCCGTAAAAAGTCTAAAAACGGAGTAA
- a CDS encoding head GIN domain-containing protein — MNTSIFTCNRLFVTLLLSFFSFTNGNAQYKTITLDPFQKVVISPYIEVVFEQAAEEAVLINNSKVPKEKINIESSGDQLHIYLEDAKVVGKQEGVIINGNKRKEDVYKGTQVSITIQYKYLKSVEIRGEEHIDFKDPLNAKDFDLDLYGSPKVIFKSLTAEKLKVALYGESYLEVNDGAVEFQRYRSYGDSKVNTLALVSKETKIAAYGSNQLMVHASEELKVSAFGDVSIQYKGNPEIKNGLKIGDIVLQKMD; from the coding sequence ATGAATACTTCAATATTTACATGTAATAGATTATTTGTCACCCTGTTACTAAGCTTTTTTAGCTTTACTAACGGCAATGCACAATACAAGACCATCACGCTTGATCCTTTTCAAAAGGTTGTCATTAGCCCATATATAGAAGTGGTTTTTGAACAAGCCGCGGAAGAAGCCGTGCTGATCAATAACTCAAAAGTGCCAAAAGAAAAGATCAATATTGAAAGTAGCGGTGACCAACTGCATATTTATCTCGAAGATGCCAAAGTTGTTGGAAAGCAGGAAGGTGTGATCATAAATGGCAATAAGCGAAAAGAGGACGTCTATAAGGGAACTCAGGTAAGCATTACCATACAGTATAAATACCTAAAATCTGTTGAAATTCGCGGTGAAGAGCACATTGATTTTAAAGATCCCTTAAACGCAAAAGATTTTGACCTGGACCTTTACGGTTCGCCAAAGGTGATTTTTAAAAGTCTGACCGCCGAAAAATTGAAAGTGGCACTGTATGGGGAAAGCTATCTAGAAGTCAACGATGGCGCTGTAGAATTTCAACGCTATCGTTCTTATGGGGATAGCAAAGTGAACACACTGGCTTTAGTTTCAAAGGAGACAAAAATCGCGGCGTATGGTAGCAATCAGCTAATGGTACATGCTTCTGAAGAACTTAAAGTTTCTGCTTTTGGAGATGTTTCCATTCAATACAAAGGGAATCCTGAGATCAAAAATGGACTTAAGATAGGAGATATCGTCTTGCAGAAAATGGATTAA
- a CDS encoding FtsX-like permease family protein — protein MLKSHFKIAWRNLKKDKFYNLISLSGLTIGLTIALFIIIWMQSELSYNSFKGNSDKLFRVSSNIQSGDGRETWGSSTGPVAAYAKSDIPEVKHAVRVKENWDYRLYSVGKNDFEINGAYVDIEFFDVFQRKVLAGVPQQFLTDKKAVVLTASTAQKLFGTVEAVGKTIVADHQDLFTVMGVVEDVPENSSVAYEMFFSLEVLKEEYANNPYWKSMDSDWGNFKFVTYLELKNAADVSKVSQKMTAIQQKNDPNAELFKSDEAYYLQPISDMNLYSAGGEPQGINTVKIFGIVLFLILAIACINYVNLSTARAFQRAKEVSIRKIIGADKKSLFAQFIVESALFFSAATLLAAGLVYLLVPVFREISGKQLVIDFFQGQVLLLILAVFIVVLVVSSIYPAVMLSSFKPLLAIKGGAVGLSKGTFRKILVTIQFVFSVVLIIGTLVISRQLEFLTSKNPGYDRSQVLNFWMSDEMNEHAATVKNRLENLPGVSGVSFASNSIINNGNTTGDVSWDSSMLKNGLIVTPMAIDENFIPLLKMNLTAGENFKGISTDSTHFILNETAVKLSGITDPIGKNFKLFEREGTIVGVVQDYNFQSLKNTIGPAVMYYEPETYRVYLKTSGDNTAATIAAVEEIWNEYTPEFPLDYSFLDASYENMYREDQRTGKLFYIFAVIAIFVSCLGLFGLITYAAQLKKKEIGIRKVLGASVFQVIKLLSRDFLILVILSAVIAIPLAWYFMQLWLQNFEYRTPMSWWIFALAGGITLGIALLTVSFQAFKAALANPVKSLKTE, from the coding sequence ATGCTCAAAAGTCATTTTAAAATTGCCTGGCGGAATTTAAAAAAGGATAAATTCTACAACTTAATTAGCCTTTCTGGGCTTACGATTGGGCTTACGATTGCACTATTCATTATTATCTGGATGCAGTCTGAACTGAGCTACAATTCTTTTAAGGGCAACAGCGATAAGCTCTTTCGTGTATCAAGCAATATTCAAAGTGGCGATGGGAGGGAAACATGGGGATCTTCTACGGGACCGGTCGCAGCCTATGCAAAATCAGATATCCCAGAGGTAAAACATGCGGTACGGGTTAAGGAAAATTGGGATTATAGACTGTACAGTGTAGGTAAAAATGATTTTGAGATCAATGGGGCTTATGTGGATATTGAATTCTTCGATGTGTTTCAGCGGAAGGTCCTGGCCGGGGTTCCACAGCAATTTCTGACTGATAAAAAAGCGGTGGTGCTCACCGCTTCTACAGCTCAGAAACTTTTTGGAACCGTTGAAGCTGTAGGAAAAACCATTGTAGCAGATCATCAGGACCTTTTTACGGTTATGGGCGTGGTTGAAGATGTTCCAGAGAACTCCAGCGTGGCTTACGAAATGTTTTTTTCGTTAGAAGTTTTAAAAGAAGAGTATGCTAATAACCCTTATTGGAAGTCTATGGATTCTGATTGGGGCAACTTCAAGTTCGTTACCTATTTAGAATTAAAAAATGCGGCAGATGTTTCAAAAGTAAGTCAGAAAATGACCGCTATTCAGCAGAAAAATGATCCTAATGCCGAATTGTTTAAGTCTGACGAAGCTTATTATTTACAACCTATAAGCGATATGAATCTATATAGTGCCGGAGGTGAGCCTCAGGGTATCAATACTGTGAAGATTTTTGGCATAGTCCTGTTTTTGATATTAGCCATTGCCTGCATTAATTATGTCAACTTATCCACTGCCAGAGCATTTCAACGGGCAAAAGAAGTAAGCATCCGTAAAATTATTGGTGCAGATAAAAAAAGCCTATTTGCACAGTTTATTGTAGAATCAGCACTCTTTTTTAGCGCTGCTACCCTTCTGGCCGCTGGACTTGTTTATTTATTGGTGCCGGTATTTAGGGAAATTTCAGGTAAACAACTCGTGATAGATTTTTTTCAGGGTCAAGTGTTACTTTTGATTCTAGCGGTATTTATAGTAGTTCTAGTGGTTTCTTCCATTTATCCGGCGGTGATGCTTAGTTCGTTCAAACCATTGCTCGCAATAAAAGGTGGGGCAGTTGGTTTAAGCAAGGGAACATTCAGGAAAATCCTTGTAACCATACAATTTGTATTTTCTGTTGTATTGATAATAGGAACCCTTGTGATCTCACGCCAACTCGAATTTTTAACTTCTAAAAATCCAGGTTATGACCGTAGCCAGGTTCTTAATTTCTGGATGAGCGATGAAATGAATGAACATGCGGCAACAGTAAAAAATAGGCTTGAAAATCTTCCTGGAGTTAGCGGCGTCTCATTTGCCTCAAACTCAATCATCAACAATGGAAATACCACCGGTGATGTTTCCTGGGACTCGAGCATGCTTAAAAACGGCCTTATTGTTACCCCCATGGCAATTGATGAAAATTTTATTCCACTTTTAAAAATGAACCTAACGGCAGGTGAAAATTTTAAAGGGATCAGCACAGACTCTACCCATTTTATTCTGAATGAAACTGCTGTAAAACTTAGCGGTATTACAGATCCTATTGGGAAGAACTTTAAACTTTTTGAACGCGAGGGAACCATTGTAGGTGTAGTACAAGATTACAATTTTCAATCACTCAAAAACACTATTGGCCCGGCAGTGATGTATTACGAGCCTGAAACCTACCGCGTGTATCTTAAAACATCTGGTGATAACACAGCCGCTACCATTGCTGCTGTAGAAGAAATATGGAACGAATATACGCCTGAATTCCCCCTGGATTATTCATTTCTGGATGCTTCTTATGAAAATATGTACCGCGAAGATCAACGTACAGGAAAACTGTTCTACATTTTTGCGGTCATTGCCATTTTTGTCTCCTGTCTGGGACTGTTCGGTTTGATCACTTATGCCGCCCAACTCAAAAAAAAGGAAATAGGCATCCGGAAAGTGCTCGGCGCTTCGGTTTTTCAGGTAATTAAACTGCTATCGCGTGATTTTCTCATTTTGGTAATACTTTCCGCAGTGATCGCCATCCCGCTCGCATGGTATTTTATGCAGCTCTGGTTACAGAATTTTGAGTACCGAACGCCAATGAGTTGGTGGATTTTTGCACTTGCCGGCGGGATTACGCTAGGGATTGCCCTGCTCACCGTAAGCTTCCAGGCTTTTAAAGCTGCGCTCGCAAATCCCGTAAAAAGTCTAAAAACAGAATAA
- a CDS encoding ABC transporter permease: MLKNYLKIAWRNLIKNKVYSFINIFGLALGLAVTIIIGLWIADEFEYNNHFESKKQIAQIMQKQTINDDIETSEGLPLALEFQLRENFKDVFDYVVMSSRIDTRYLTVKDKVISSNGRFMQSDAPNLLELKMLEGSLNGLKEKNSILLSQTTAKTLFGNKSPLGEAIVSNNEFTMIVTGVYKDIPTNNSFSDMDFIMPFNHWMSSHWGWLENQNSNWAYNPFFIYVKLSKNSNLTAVNTRIENVKKDNRPGGDMFNSKLFVFPMKDWYLNSNFEAGVQVGGRIENVWLFGIIGLFVLILASINFMNLSTARSEKRALEVGIRKSIGSTRKQLIHQFLSESFLVVLLAFIIAIGIVSISLPAFNSIASKEVNFPYANPKFWIISLNFIFLTAMLSGSYPALYLSSFKPIKVLKGTFKMGNLAVMSRRILVVTQFTVSIALIIGTLIVMKQIDYGKQRKMGFDSSQLIQIPTSSQDFTNKYELMHDQFLNTDAVIKMGWGTSPITNIWNYQSGYEWEGKPKDFKENLAQMAVSYDYMDAVGMKIVQGRFFSREFATDSNAVILNETAVKYMGIENPIGKYISASDASASEFSMQIVGVSSDVINESAYEAVSPQMYQFGQGSGGFYFLKLNPEQSIKRNLETIEKVFKNNFPNLPFSYDFVDEEYAHNFAAEERIASLANIFTILAIFISFLGLFGLASFVAEQRTKEIGVRKVLGATVGNLWILLSKDFIFLVSLSFLIATPIAYYFMSNWTEKFLYKTDISATIFVSAGLGVMLLAIITVSFQAIKAALANPVKSLRTE, encoded by the coding sequence ATGTTGAAAAACTACCTAAAAATCGCCTGGCGGAATTTGATTAAAAACAAAGTTTATTCATTTATAAACATCTTCGGGTTAGCGCTTGGCCTTGCAGTGACTATTATTATTGGGTTGTGGATTGCGGATGAATTTGAATATAACAATCATTTTGAAAGCAAAAAACAGATTGCTCAGATAATGCAAAAGCAAACAATCAATGATGATATTGAAACAAGTGAAGGACTTCCTTTAGCATTGGAATTTCAACTGCGCGAGAATTTTAAAGATGTGTTTGATTATGTGGTAATGTCATCAAGAATCGATACTCGTTATCTCACAGTAAAAGATAAAGTTATATCCAGCAATGGGCGTTTTATGCAAAGTGATGCCCCAAACTTGTTGGAATTGAAAATGCTTGAGGGCAGTTTAAATGGTCTAAAGGAGAAAAACTCTATTCTTTTATCTCAAACAACGGCTAAAACACTTTTTGGAAATAAATCCCCATTGGGAGAAGCTATTGTTTCAAACAATGAATTTACCATGATTGTAACGGGAGTTTATAAGGATATCCCTACTAACAACAGCTTCAGTGATATGGATTTTATAATGCCCTTTAATCATTGGATGTCGTCTCATTGGGGATGGCTTGAAAATCAAAATTCTAATTGGGCTTATAATCCATTTTTTATTTACGTAAAACTGTCAAAAAACTCCAATTTGACTGCTGTAAATACACGAATTGAGAACGTGAAAAAAGATAACCGTCCCGGCGGGGATATGTTTAATTCGAAATTGTTTGTTTTCCCGATGAAAGATTGGTATTTGAATTCCAATTTTGAAGCCGGCGTACAAGTTGGTGGGCGCATTGAAAATGTTTGGCTGTTTGGCATCATTGGATTGTTTGTTTTAATTCTTGCTAGTATTAATTTTATGAACCTTAGTACGGCAAGATCGGAAAAACGTGCGCTCGAAGTGGGCATTAGGAAATCTATCGGCTCAACAAGAAAACAACTTATCCACCAGTTTTTAAGCGAGTCATTCCTAGTTGTTTTATTAGCATTTATCATTGCTATTGGTATTGTATCAATTTCTCTTCCCGCATTCAATTCAATTGCATCCAAAGAGGTTAATTTTCCATATGCCAATCCAAAATTTTGGATTATTTCATTAAATTTTATTTTTCTTACCGCAATGTTATCAGGCAGTTATCCAGCATTATATTTATCATCTTTTAAGCCTATTAAAGTATTGAAAGGGACATTTAAAATGGGCAACCTTGCAGTGATGTCAAGAAGGATTCTTGTAGTCACTCAATTTACAGTATCCATTGCTTTAATTATCGGAACGCTTATCGTAATGAAACAAATTGATTATGGTAAACAAAGAAAGATGGGTTTTGATAGTTCTCAATTGATCCAAATTCCTACAAGTAGTCAGGATTTTACAAATAAGTATGAATTAATGCATGATCAGTTTTTAAATACTGACGCCGTAATTAAAATGGGCTGGGGAACCAGTCCTATTACAAATATTTGGAACTACCAGTCGGGATACGAATGGGAAGGAAAGCCTAAAGATTTCAAAGAAAATTTAGCTCAAATGGCGGTATCATACGATTATATGGACGCAGTAGGAATGAAAATAGTACAAGGTCGATTTTTTTCCCGAGAGTTTGCTACAGATTCAAATGCTGTTATTTTAAACGAAACAGCTGTGAAATATATGGGTATTGAAAACCCTATAGGTAAGTATATTAGCGCAAGTGACGCAAGTGCTAGTGAATTCTCAATGCAAATTGTGGGTGTTAGTTCAGATGTAATAAACGAATCTGCCTATGAGGCAGTTTCACCGCAAATGTATCAATTTGGTCAAGGTAGCGGTGGTTTTTATTTTTTGAAACTTAATCCAGAGCAAAGTATAAAGAGAAACTTAGAAACGATTGAAAAAGTGTTTAAAAATAATTTTCCTAATCTCCCTTTTAGCTATGATTTTGTAGACGAAGAATACGCACATAACTTCGCAGCCGAAGAGCGTATAGCGAGCCTTGCCAACATATTTACAATATTGGCCATATTCATAAGTTTCCTCGGTCTTTTCGGATTGGCTTCCTTCGTGGCGGAACAGCGCACAAAAGAAATTGGTGTTCGTAAAGTGCTTGGAGCCACTGTCGGAAACTTGTGGATATTATTATCAAAAGATTTTATTTTTTTGGTTTCGCTATCCTTTTTAATCGCAACACCTATCGCTTATTATTTTATGAGCAATTGGACTGAAAAATTCTTATATAAAACAGATATCTCAGCTACAATTTTTGTGAGTGCAGGTTTGGGCGTAATGTTGTTAGCCATTATCACCGTAAGCTTCCAGGCCATTAAAGCCGCACTCGCAAACCCGGTAAAAAGTCTAAGAACCGAATAA